The genomic region GGAGAGGGAGCCGACCGAGGTGTCTGGCGTTGTCCGTCGACCTGAACGATCCAGTCGATTATGGAGTCAGCGCCATTCGTTCAAGTCGATGAGCCTCTGCCATATTCCCCGATCAATCTCTCCCTCCAGGAGAGGGAGAGGGAGAGGGAGCCGGTCGAGATGTCCGAAGTGGGGTGTCGATCTGTAAGACCTGATCGATTTTGGATTCAATGCCAATCGTTCAAGTCGGCGTAATTCTCCAATATTCCCCAATCAGTCCCCTCTCCCTCTGGGAGAGGGCTAGGGTGAGGGGCTTTTGCTTTTACAGCGGCGCAGGCTGAATAATCTCGACCCAGTAACCATCCGGGTCCTTGATGAAGGCCAAGCTTTTCATGCGGCCATCGGTCAGGCGCTTCTGGAAGTCGCAGCCCAGCTCTTCAAAGCGTGCACATGCCGCGACAATATCCGGCACCGAAATGCAGATATGGCCAAAACCACGCGGATCGGTATTGCCGTTGTGATAGGCGAAATCGGCGTCGTTCTCGGTGCCGTGGTTGTGAGTCAATTCCAGTATGCCTGGAATCGACTTCATCCACTCGGTGCGCGCAGCGGCGTCAGCAGGAATCTGTGCCTTGTCGACCAATGCCAAGAAGTACAGGCTGAACTCGGCCTCGGCGAAGTCACGCTTCTCAACCAGCGAGAAACCCAGCACGCGGGTGTAGAAGTCCAGGGATTTGCTGATGTCTTTGACACGCAACATGGTGTGGTTGAAGACAAAATTACGGGTTGCGCTGTCTGGCGTGGCGGTGACGCCGGGGAAAGTGTTGAGTTCGTGCAGGCTCATGGGCCCTCCAATAACTATGGGCGAGTGAATGGGCGCAATGATACGCATGCCTGTCGGCATCGCCAAATGAAAGGGCAGACTTGCCCTGCGTGCGGGCGAGCCTCAGACTTTACCGCTCAATCTGCGAGTGCGTCCGGCAATGATCCGACTGTTCAAATCCGTGTTTGTTTTTTCTTTATTGTCGTTTGTGGCGGTGTGCGCGTCAGCGGACGAACCGAGCATCACTTGGCCGGCCGGTTGGCAAGTCGAGGCGCTGCCTGAGGCGACTGCGCAGGTTTCCCGTCAGCGAGCGGTGAAGAATGATGCCGATGGCAATCAGGTGATGGTGATGGAATTGACCATGACTCAGGTTGAGGAAGGTCATCAGGTCAATTTGCAAGGCGTGCTGCTGGAGATGCGCAAGTCGATACAGAAGGACTTCTTCCAGGGTGGCTACCAAAGTGTCTGCAACAAAGTGCATCCGGCCACGCTGGGCACTTTGTCAGCACTGGAAACCACTTGCACGATCACCGAAAACGGTCGGCATGTGTTGTCGCAAACCTTGGTCGCGGCGGTCGAGGCGGACAAGGCTTATGTTCTTTCCTACGCTGGGCAGGCAGAGGTTTATAAGGCAAGCGCAGACGAGATAGTGGCGGTGAGAAACAGCTTGAAACTTTAAGTCGCTGTACTCTTCATGGCTTGATTAGATACCCGAAGGGATTAAGCACAAAGTTTAACGCAGGGCTGCGATCGCAACATTGCGCAGCAAAATGTTTAGCTGTCTGACTCAGCCACGTTACAGAAAAGTCGAAATTGTTAGATGAAATTCATTTCATTTGTTAGATATTGTCAATAAAAAAGCCCTGCATCATGCAGGGCTTTTTTGTTGGCGTCGGATTAACCGCGCAACCAGGAATCAACGGTAGCTGCACCGTATTGTTCCTTCCAGGCTTTCAGGCCGCGATGGTTGCCGCCCTTGGTTTCGATCAGTTCACCGGTGTGCGGGTTGTGATAAACCTTGACCACGCGAGCGCGGCGGGTTTTAGGTGCTGCAGAGGTCTGCAGACCGGATTTTGCCGGGTTCGGATCGAGAATGGCGATGATGTCTTTCAGGCCTTTGCCGTAGTGTTTCATCAGCCCCTGGAGCTTTTCTTCGAATTCGATTTCTTTCTTGAGCCCGGCATCGTTCTTCAGCGATTCCAGCTGCTTGAGCTGTTCCTGAAGGGCCTTTTCAGCTGCACGAAATTCAGCGAGTCTGGACAATATCTTTACTCCAATAGTGTATTTGGCTGATACCAACCGCAAACAAAGCTGTAAGCCAAGAGCCTTGAAGCGACTCGGTGATAAATGGCTCACCTGCCAATCTTGCTCAGGTTGAAAAAATTGTAGTAGTTAATGCGCCAAGAGTAAATCCTGATGTTGTCTTCATGTAACAACAGCGGTCTTTTGTATCAATTTGGTGCGTCTGGTCGGTACGCTCGTCTTAATCCGGCTTAGTTAATGGTGAGTTAATGCGCTGATGAAGTCCGCTGCCGGCATCGGTTTGCCGAACAGGTAGCCTTGCAGAAAGTTGACGTGATGTGCTGTCAGATAGTCGGCCTGCGCCTGAGTTTCGACACCTTCGGCCACAATACCCAAATCAAGCTTGGCCGACAGTTCGATAATGGTGTCGAGAATGTGTCGGGACAGCGCATCGATGCCGATCATGGCGACGAAACTCTGATCGATCTTGAGGAAGTCCACATTGAATTTGCGCAAGTAGCCGAGGCTCGAGTGGCCGGTGCCGAAGTCGTCAATCGCGATCTTCACGCCCAGCGCGTGCAGTTGCTCGAACAATTGCCGGGTGATGTCGGTCGGCTCGATCAATTCGCGTTCGGTCAACTCCAGTACCAGGCTGATGCTGTCGGGCGCGAACGCGGCGAGGAACGTTCGGCAGTCGTCCACCAACTCCAGGTTTTTGCAGTGGCTCGCGGTGATATTGATGCCGATATGAAACGGCGGGGTGAACGTCGGTGACAATGGGCCTAACAGCGCTGCGGTTTGTTGCATCAGTGCGCGAGTCATCGGCACGATCAACCCCGAATGCTCGGCGAACGGAATAAACAGATCCGGGCGCACCAGACCTTCTTTGGGATGAGCCCAGCGCATCAACACTTCGGCCCCCGACCATGCCTTGCTGTCGCCATGCACCACGGGCTGAAAGTAAGGAATGAACTCGCCTGCCTCCAACGCGCGGAGCATCTCGTGGCTCGGTGACGTGGAGCGCTTCTGCAAGACATGGCCGATGGCCCCCGATACCACGCCAAAAAAGATCAACAGACTGAACAGCGGCGGATACTCATCGGCCATGTAGCGCCAGGTTTCGCCCTCGGGAAAACCCGCAGAAACGCTGAACGCATAACGGGAGGAGTCCAAGCTGTTTTGCGCTATCGGCAACGCTGGCAGGGCGCCACTGTGCACTTTGCCGTCGGCCGACAGCCAGTTGTCGCCCACTTGCAACACCAGCAGCATGTGCCGACCGATCAGACGCAACATGTTGCTTAGATGGTAACCGTCCAGTGTTGTCAGGGCACCGCCGCGACCTTCGCTGAGCCGATAGACCAGCAGAGCGGTGTTGGGTGTCACCGGGTTGCCATTCATCAGCCACAACTTGCCCTGGTTGTAGTCGCCTGCGTTGACGGCTTCTTTATAGTCGCCAAACAACGAGCTGCAATAGAGATTGTCGTCCCACACCAGATTGGTCGAGCGCACGAACGGGCGGCGAGTTACTTGCTCGCGTAAAGCAAGTTTGACGTTCTCACACGTCTGGCCGGCCAGTGGCAGCAATTGATGGGCGGCCTGGGCGGTGTTGTCGAGCATCAACTCGAATTGGCGCAACGCCTCTTCGGCAGTCTGTCTTGAACCTTGCTCCAGCGTGCGTTCGGCTTGCATATAAAGAATCGCGCTACCCAGCAGCACCGGAAGCAAACCGCTGAGCAGTGTAAAAACGATGCGGGTGCTGCGCTTGCGGCGGGGTCTGACGGTCAACGGCATGGGCGCATCCTGTCGCGATGGAGTGGGGCTCTCGAATGCAGGCCGGATAACGGCGCGCCGCTGAAAAACACATCAGCCAGAGGGGATGATAGATGGCAGAAGGCGCCCGCGCCGCTCATCAGTAGTTCATCCGCGTCGCTAATTCGATAAAAGCCAGGGTGGCAGGGGAGGCCTGGCGCTGA from Pseudomonas tensinigenes harbors:
- the gloA gene encoding lactoylglutathione lyase, whose protein sequence is MSLHELNTFPGVTATPDSATRNFVFNHTMLRVKDISKSLDFYTRVLGFSLVEKRDFAEAEFSLYFLALVDKAQIPADAAARTEWMKSIPGILELTHNHGTENDADFAYHNGNTDPRGFGHICISVPDIVAACARFEELGCDFQKRLTDGRMKSLAFIKDPDGYWVEIIQPAPL
- a CDS encoding DUF4946 domain-containing protein — protein: MIRLFKSVFVFSLLSFVAVCASADEPSITWPAGWQVEALPEATAQVSRQRAVKNDADGNQVMVMELTMTQVEEGHQVNLQGVLLEMRKSIQKDFFQGGYQSVCNKVHPATLGTLSALETTCTITENGRHVLSQTLVAAVEADKAYVLSYAGQAEVYKASADEIVAVRNSLKL
- a CDS encoding histone-like nucleoid-structuring protein, MvaT/MvaU family, with product MSRLAEFRAAEKALQEQLKQLESLKNDAGLKKEIEFEEKLQGLMKHYGKGLKDIIAILDPNPAKSGLQTSAAPKTRRARVVKVYHNPHTGELIETKGGNHRGLKAWKEQYGAATVDSWLRG
- a CDS encoding EAL domain-containing protein, coding for MPLTVRPRRKRSTRIVFTLLSGLLPVLLGSAILYMQAERTLEQGSRQTAEEALRQFELMLDNTAQAAHQLLPLAGQTCENVKLALREQVTRRPFVRSTNLVWDDNLYCSSLFGDYKEAVNAGDYNQGKLWLMNGNPVTPNTALLVYRLSEGRGGALTTLDGYHLSNMLRLIGRHMLLVLQVGDNWLSADGKVHSGALPALPIAQNSLDSSRYAFSVSAGFPEGETWRYMADEYPPLFSLLIFFGVVSGAIGHVLQKRSTSPSHEMLRALEAGEFIPYFQPVVHGDSKAWSGAEVLMRWAHPKEGLVRPDLFIPFAEHSGLIVPMTRALMQQTAALLGPLSPTFTPPFHIGINITASHCKNLELVDDCRTFLAAFAPDSISLVLELTERELIEPTDITRQLFEQLHALGVKIAIDDFGTGHSSLGYLRKFNVDFLKIDQSFVAMIGIDALSRHILDTIIELSAKLDLGIVAEGVETQAQADYLTAHHVNFLQGYLFGKPMPAADFISALTHH